tgatcaaagcctactggttgtgcagcaccaggctaaagaccaaacgtgacagatcatttgctgctgtggcccccagactctggaactctctccccctgagcctgagatcagtggactcagtggtctcctttaaaaagcagctgaagactcacctgttcaagctggcttttggatgaccttcaccactctctctttgttctgttctccccacctattccaccttcctcaggatccactgatttccctctttcctgttcactctctctctttcttaacattttttaatcacaattgtctattttttgctcattttaaatatatttttatccatccattttctgaacccacttgtccacgtgggggtggggggctggtgcctgtctccagcggtcaatgggcagtcaggcgaggtacaccttggacagagagccagtccatcgcagggcaacacagagacgcacAGGACAAacgatcatgcacacacacacctaaggacaatttagacagaccaatcaacctaacagtcatggtttttggactgtgggaggaagccagagtagccgaagagaacccatgcatgcacagggagaacatgcaaactccttgcagaaagatcccaggccgggaagcgaaccgaggaccttcttgctgcaaggcaacagctctaactacTGTGCAGcccaatatatttttaaccattttctaaattcttttttatatttttacattttttgtttttgtgaagcgcctcatgatttttatcttgagaggcgctatagaaaagatattttcttcttcttcttccagtcGGCATGCTAGGAATCAAaattaggaatcgaaataaaaaactttgaacgattccgggaaaaactaacagttgcaaccggttccaatcgatgctcgatgcccaaccctagacatgagacctctgactcttgatacttgatgatttagttatagcctttttacatctttggtgtgttcttgctgtgttgagtttcaaattccatctttcagttaattttaaaacacagaaaatttttatttacctgcaacgtttcgtttgcggctgcaaacatcaacaggctgtgttttaaaaagaactgaaaaatGGAATTAGTTaaagccttaatatgtccagagaagttcAGGTTGGAGTCAgtgataacaccaagatttctaacctggttcTTTGTCTTTATTTCCCTGGAGTTCAGCTGGGCAATAACATCTATtctatccttcttgttgccaaagacaacaacttcagtcttgtctttgtttagctgaAGGACGTTTGAgtgcatccagtcgtttacttgttctaggcactgacagagtgaatCCAGGGGACGACAGTTACTAGTtgatagggctaggtagatctgggtgtcatcagcatagctatgataggcaatgttgttattaagtaatacctgacccagggggaacaTATAGAGATTAAAGAGTAGTGTTTTTAGAATTGAGccatgggggaccccacatgtcatggtgatctgctttgattggtagtccctaatagagacaacatagcccctgtctttgagctgaagaagaagaaagaagaaagtatcgtttctatagcgcctctcaagataaaaatcacgagacgcttaagctcaggcaaagaaacaggagcaaagctatctaggatgatgggcctggttggagttgggagaggcagcgataaggctgaaggagagatgctagatctaaccttattgactttgtccacaaagaaagacagaaagttctcacagtttgtaacagagtggatggaggctgtaggagaggcaggagagacgatgctgctgatggtgttaaacagcaccttggggttccctttgctctgggacaccaggttggagaaataggaactcctcgcgtctctgactgcagagttaaaggatgtcagaagatccttttggtgcagcagatggacgtggagatgggttttcttccacaagtgctcaaattttctgcattggtgctttaggctgcgaaggctgtcattaaaccagggagtagggttcactgcaagaACTGATCTGGttgtgacaggacagatgttgtccagaatggagaggcagtgctcgttgaactgagaagttaaggaatctgggtcattatcaaaagaacagggtggatcaaaagcagcaagaaaattgctagctgtgctctcattaagaaaacgagaactaaccacacggcgagcaggaggttgggacgcagaaactgacaagataaagaaaatgcaatggtgatctgaaatataaacgtcctcaggacaaacactgtcagaatttagactcagggtaaaaacaaggtctacagtgtgccccctggtgtgtgtgggtgcgCAGGTCGGGacagtcgtttggctccgggccagtgcgccactcagctaaacaaacaggatggtacgtcctcggtgcgtcttgggcgatcgcgaacgaacggaaggacaaaagagtctggcgatcataggagatggtagcaggggcactactgaagaggatcgcagacaggagcaaggtggaaaagaggagtttAGTggtgaaaagtttgaaaaagtggccggtgactgcggctaagccaagcacaggcgccatcttgttactgacCGGAGAACATCCCCAACTAAGATGGGACTGGAACCAGCCTAGTactgtgcctgatagtcccacccagtttgtgagtatgtccagaaggatgttgtggtccacaacatcaaaagctgcactgaggtcatgcGTCATCAGGACAGATGCTTTACTTGATTCCGTGTTGAGACGAAAGCGTTTAATACCTTGATCAGTgcagtctctgtgctgtggtgttgtctaaagcctgactgaagacTGTCCATGATGTTATTTGACTCTAAATTGTTGTTCATATGATCATTACCGCCTCTTCAATGATTTTTTCACCAGAGAGAGATTAGAGATCGGTCGGTAGTTGTTCAACACTGAGGGATCTAGTTTCCTCTACTTTAGAAAAGTgtcacagcagcagttttcagtggTTTAGGAAACAGACCTGATGTTAAAGAGCAGTTAACAATGTCCAGTATGTCAGCTTTCAGGcaactaaaaacattttaaaggttGTAGTCAGGCTGTCCAGACAGCAGGTAGAGGAATGTGGAGTCTTTACTATGTCATTCAGTGTTTTAGTACTGATCAGGCTGAAAGTTGGCATTCTGGccaggtttatgtttatgtttatgtatttagcagacgcttttgtccaaagcgacttacaagtgataatcagcattttgcccttgaggctaacaacaacaataacaacaacaatcattgacgtcagtcatggagaggagggaacaaggagtggacagtagagagggggggacgggtgcagggagggtgctagtttagaagatgctctctgaagagcagagtcttcaggagtttcttgaaaattgaaaaggaagccgcagttctggtagtgcttggaaggtcattccacatttgtggaacgatgcatgagaagagtctggattgtcctgagcgaggTGTAggtactgctagccgacgatcctgtgatgactggagcggccgggccgagacgtaagcctttgcaagaggattcaggtagatgggagccataccatctcgtactttgtatgctagtgttagcaatttgaattttatgcgtgctgctagcggtagccagtggagctcaatgaacagaggggtgacgtgtgctcttttaggctgattgaagaccagacgcgccgctgcgttctggaccatttgaagaggtctcacagtacagcctggacagGTTGTTGCTGTGTGGCGGTGGCGGTGGTCTGGTTGTGTTGGTTTAGAGGAATGAATGGCTAATGTAATGTTTGTGATTTTTTTCATTGAAGAAAGATGCAAACTCATCACATCTGGTCTGAGATATGAAGTCTGGGGCTAACTGTGCTGGAAGATTAGTTAGCCTCTAGGCAGTAACACACAGAACATGGGAACTGTTAATATTATGATTGCTGACTTTTGAGAAAAAATGATCTACCTGCAATAATTCAtggtgatcaatagtttctgatcattgttcctgcttctgagtacttaaagactTTTAAGTCTGTTCTGATTGCTTGTACATgttatatatgagaacagtcctttgtctttatgtccaCCTGTTTTATCAGATTTTATCTTGTATGtttttatcttacctgttgttctttggtgtaaagcactatgctgctgcctcttggccagatcgttgttggaaatgagaatgagttctcagtcCACGCATCTGGatgaataaaggttaaataaaaataaataatttctaAGCATTGCAATTGCTTTATTTTTCCTTTCAGGTCTGTCCGAGCTTGTCCGGACATCCTTTCAGAACGCCATCTTAACTCAGTCCTACATGACAACAGTTTAAAAAGAGCACCAACTTTCTACTTCTAGTTATTTAGACTTTCTGACCGTTTGTGATTGGTTTCAGGTGTGCAGGGTATCTATTCCAGAAGGTTGGAAAGGTTGCGGCTACAGCTGTAGGTGGAGGCCTTCTGCTGCTGCAAGTAGGTCTGCGCCATTTCTTCTCAACTTCCATGAACCAGTCCGATTTACAACATTAATCATTCACTCTCTGTCTTCCCAGATAGCCAACAACAGTGGTTACATCCAGGTGGACTGGAAGAGGGTAGAGAAGGACGTCAACAAAGCTAAGAAGCAGATACAGAAGGGAACCAACCAGGCTGCTCCAGAGTTAAACACCTTTGTTGAAAAGGTATCCTCCTATTTTATCAAGAAGAAGCTGAAATCAATCTGTAGAgatcagggctggactgggacaaaaattcagcccgggcattttgactggagaccggcccatcacctgtttttttttggaaaagacattaagccttacgctgtttctgacacacaccaacgtacactttcttattggtagtatttatgtatcaatctaataaacgtaaacctacaccatccttcctatcctggtattctaaaaagtagggttgggggtaactgattatttttaaaatgattattctgacgattattttatcgaatagtcgactattctaatgactatttagatgattaatctagcgattacttttctattgcacaattactaaaaaccaaaaaattctcaaataaattcctccaaaaaattgataagttgttactgtaagagaataaacactacaggccttccattttgtataacactgcttttattgtgttgcggttgtttatgttctggtgacgtgtagaacttgggagtgcaggctgctgcctgagaggtggttggagacggagtgtctccatgctgctttgttttgttcacttatgtgcatgaggcaagtggtgttaccacccttcctggggagtcacgtgtttctcctattttaactgtaaatccttctagctgttatatttataacaagaaacagatattcggacggaatattttcacgtttattcgaatatgattgtggaacacacccagcatcataataaatgaagtaatatttatgccaatttaagcctttatgggtgaccaggactctgtgtttatgaatgtggaagacacccagcatcctgtgatggcactgataacatcaagagataataaataaggtaatatttaggtcaatttaaccctttacacgtgaccaggacactgtaatcaatttttggcaaaagaaatgatcatttgttgccatttttgaggtgtttatgaatgtgaaagacacccagcatcctgtgatggcactaataacatcaagagataataaaaaaagtaatatttaggtaaatgtaaccctttacaggtgaccaggacactgtaatcaatttttggcaagggaaattatcttttcttttttttttttttttttttttttttttttttttttttttttttgccatttttggggtgtttttgatgatacagtaggcagtatgagtacagtaacatcaacagataatacataaaacccttatttggtcagttttagcctccatgaaaatcttagcgattcaatcactttttggcaagtaaaatgccattttagttgtctacaattaaatcatcaataaagaatttaaagatattttgaggcatttcttataggtaaacgggagggtgtagtctatttggcaagtgacaatcttaattttatgtgctgaagtgcctttatcttgttacttttaaatagagcaacgtaatgaatagcaacctacacagtgtcattgtaaagccaaagcttgatcattttaaatactttttttcaagtaaaaatgtgccccaaactagttaactgtggctccatgtcaagtggactaaagaaaggaaggggaaaaaattaaatcgctggagaattgtttatttccatttatacaacgtttacattcaatacagggtgccattttacattgtttatttatttttttagtatcaaggctgtaacataaagaaagccagttcttaccacaaagtttgtggcacaaaccatctttcaatcgcaaatattgcaaaaaggattcatatatcctcattgtgaacgtttaagacaattagcaacacttaaaacaacttccgaactggaaaaactaatgtggcaaggtgcagaaaggagtgcccgggcgggattcgagccccagactcccgggtgagagtcatacgctctaaccagtcagccaaagggacatcttcttggccaagtagccagggcgcatgatcaatcgggacattgtggatgctcaccacactgccacatcttcctccctctttccacaagcacgtcctcgtgctcccgcgcagggtgccacaaacactgccacactaatatccgcgataaacatctgtttaaagagcaagtaacgtctaaattaacttttttttgctgatgaactgtataaatgagtgtctaatagtgttttaaatgtgtgtattcattattttagcattttggtgcattttctttaaaaattaatttttcagcctaaaaaccacagtaatgcgccaccttcagcttaaaacacagaatttgacacattttgaataaattttagccaatggctaaagagtaagatactacgtaaaccagtagagtactacgtagcagctcttgtgccaaagttataaagcaacgagagtctcggccacgccctgtggcgagttgggagttggatttgcaagtgagtgtaggacggttagcggtagttcagcattagcatatatcattagcatattctagtctttagcatagcttttagtgttatacatacttatttagtgttagcttggctgttagatattgtagtttagttagtgtttagctgttagttttattaggaaagtaattcaggtttagtgttccatatcgttagcatatatcattagcatattctagtctttagcatagcttttagtgttatacatacttatttagtgttagcttggctgttagatattgtagtttagttagtgtttagctgttagttttattaggaaagtaattcaggtttagtgttccatatcgtgttagtatggttaaaaggtgtagtgtagttggttgtggtggctctgtggggttgcactcctttccactggacttagaaattaggcgccagtggttgcgcgcaatcggtgtactggaaaacagtcagctcccgcctggtgctgtagtctgcaaccagcattttacccgcgattccttcgccaacatgatggagtttgaactgggttattctgcacgtctccgtttgaagagggaggccgtgcccaccgtggctcttccacgaattagatgcagcccaccgactctgctcccccaccatggcgggctccagtctgaggtgagtaagctaaataaaagttaacatcttctaaagacaatttcctacctaaatgcaaagtttgagagacgtggttcactccatttagctaatatcagcctgcactgccttcgggctaatttgtcaagttcacaaaatgtggaacgggatgtaaggttagaatcagcggcgaatcggaacatttctcaaagccctggccgacaaaaaagGTCCACTTGACTAtttctgtcaggctcggagaaaattcgggttgtttttgtgtcagtcggtaattcagcaacagtggctctaacgcagcactagtttacagacatcattacagcgtgaaatccagctttacaccaaagcctaacccggttctgtgaggaattctgttcaggaggtcgcatttcaggttcttcacatcatatgtgactgactttgacgttataataacgatcacacactaggaatgttataaagcgcctatatatatatatatatatatatatatatatatatatatatatatacatatatatatatatatattggacagtttcttttgtatattatatgactttataaactccaacaacaatgtgcttctattttttgtttcaggctaaatctacccaagacgttggctgtcagactgatttagtaatctgcaaaaatgcacttgtccaggctcatGTAAAGCCTTATcgacgtagcaaaggtgaattatttttaataatcttctatgtaaacattttattattaccttctagttttaatttgttttacagattattgttacacgtgattttatgctattttaaacatttataaatgtgctgcttctttgtattttacatagccacacagtttagagctcccagccgcagtgtgtcttgtgacacagggaccgtgacggaaattcatcttccacaaAGTCCCAGAgctgcgtccacacccctgaaaagaccacgatatgaggtgtctgttgttgatcccagcttccacctcaatgacagtgcaagctcagtgaactgttcaaggtaaaaaaaaattataacattttagaattttttagttatgaccatatatataaatgtatgtgttctatacagctctttcactgaggtccatccacaaaaggacaagaagtacattgtttatgagaaacagtTGCTGGGGCTGTTCAGAAGGTGTCCCGTTTGTACCGGTCGTTGTGTTGTGAACACGACAACAGTCGGCACACTGCTCCGTGTGACACAACAGTGTTCATGCTGTGAGCACTACAATGAGTGGTCCAGTCAGCCCATGGTGAACAGCATCCCAGCAGGAAACCTCCAGCTCTGTGCTGCTGTCCTTTTCACAGgatcatcatttagccagatttctaaggtataggccaaaactgtttaggttagttttgataaggtctgtgcgtctctcatttcatgacgtaacttttcatattttagttcctgggtgccttcaatgtgcagggactgtccaagcagtCATTCTGTCGGCATCAGGCAAAGCtcttaattccaacagtgagctggcagtggcagctagagcaagctgatatcatccaggaggctactgaatctggacctgtgactcttggtggtgacatgcgagctgattcacctggtgaatacttttaaatttatttattttattcctttgctatcaaatgtaaattaagtaataacttgcatttcttgaaggacactcagccaaatatggcagctacaccatgatggatctcaaaagaaacaaagttattgatatccaacttgtacaggtacaacattacctgatgattccaaaacatttcatggttaattattcacagatcaatggagaattatgtttattttcagagcaatgaagttgggaatagtgtgcgaatggagaaggagggatttgtgagaagtctgagcacacttttggagaggggggtcgatgtgcagcaagtcgtgactgaccgccacacaggagtgcagaagtatttgagggaggaaaaaaaggaaatcagtcactactttgacccctggcacatgggaaaaggtaatctttggggatgtatatagtgaatattacaggatttttttttctattttaaatgtgggtctatttggctctccaggaattggtaagaaaatcgaagagctggggaagagaaagacgacccaggatgtgagactgtggaagcaaagtgtggtgaaccacctctactggtcagcatccAGTTCCTCCTCAGGACAGGAGGCAGTTGCAAAGTGGACTTCAGTTGCCAACCACATCCAAAATGTGCACAGCCATGACAACGCCCTGTTCCCTAGCTGTCTGCATGCACCTCTGGATGGAGAACAGGCAAGACAGTGGCTCAAACCAAGTAAGTGTAGCATGTACTCATTACAGCTGAGCCTTTACTGTTTGGTTTCTTTACATTTAAAACACGTCACCCCACAACAGAATATTTGTCTTCACCTCCTTCAACATGGAGAAATATTTTTTGAGCATGTGTGTAACAGACATCACATGTGGCTGCTAAggtcacacaccaccatttggccaACAGCAATTAATTACTAAGAATAAAATGCTGTGCAGAAATTTAACCACAAGAGTGCGCCACACAACTcatggttttaggcagaacagccATAATTGACATAATATGTACTAAAATGCCGTAAGTAATGACCAcacctgtctacagcactattagtcactctttcatacatttgtcatctaaaaatgtcagctatgggtaactttttctcaatggaaataatagcaacattctaaagttgatcaaattgtaatttttgtaattaacattttctacgtaggcacagcatcatgtgagaagctcactgccattctgttagctccacggtttgtgaaggacgtagagaagataagccctcagtaccacacatccaccttggaggctttccacagtctcatcatcagatttactccaaaaagtcaagtcttctccttcaaaggaatgctgTCTAGGTAATGAATACAAGAAATGTTCAAATTAATGCCTCTAATTGTTCAAATTTTAGCATGAAATGTAGAATTTTGCCTCAAATCTACATGGtttgtttatttgattatttcagattacaaattgctgcaatgcactacaatgaaaatgcagcacgctcacatgcagcaacagcaactggtgagctgagatatgctgtagtgtacccaaagtacaaacatggagactacacagtgagagccctgaagaccaatccaacctcatgtatgtcatatattgtatgataaaaccaaaatgatggtcatggagagctattgtaatactgaaaacccttttccagtatatgtgcacaagcttatggacctgctgttcgactctgtggtggtggatcctcTCCCATATCAGGAGTACTCGGACAAAATTACGGTTCCAGAACCGCTCTGTgcccagttccaaagaccagataaacgggatgctgtgagcaggcacaggtccaggttttaaaGTGCACGTCAGGTGAGCTACACAGGAGATTGTAATTATTAGTTAGTACTCTACTCTGTGTGgtttctccttttctcctcctcagccaggctGCACACCACTGTACGACAGAGGAGTTACCTGTCGTCATTATGGATCTTTATGCTCATCCACTCGTGACTCATGCTGTCCACCTCCCAGATGTCTATTGATCTCTACAACCTTTCTGCTCTGTGGCTCCCATACAACTTGAAAATCTTGGCCGTATGTAACATAGCAAAACTCACCAGTCTTGCTTTTGTAAGTCATACTAATATTACTTTTTCCTTAGAGCCTCCTGATCTTGTAACAGAAAAACCTGTGCTCCCGGGATCCATCTCCACGTTTGTCATCACAGTGAAAGCTACCTCCAGTCTAAGGAACCTATGAAACATCACTGATGGCCCAACCTCTCCTCACATGGCTCCAGAATCTCTGCTTGTGGTTTAGAGTTTTGTCAAAAATCTTGAAAGTTATGATCAGATTGTTATCTAACATTGTCTTAGTAGTAGCTATAATAAATGTTATCTTTAAAGCGCAATTGTGTCTTTTTAAATACAATTATATTGATATTTTGAtgtgtataaatacatatatcacatttattatcattcatttttacctaattgaacctgctctagaatagacttcattaatcacacagggtgtaaactcacttgttacagcagcattaattaaccccgaattagaaccttactgttgtaagagctcatttgaaagtatgtggctatatgtgtgtatatataaataatgtcaaagtgtaaagaagtgcatttaccgttttgtgatttatgcagctttttatggacaggaatcaatacaggaaatatatattataacatttatttaatcaaaaaaatatatattagttcAGAGGAGGGAGGAATCCTTTGTATGCACCGTCTTCTGGGAACTCCTGCCTTATTCTGGAGACAGCGCATGACGGGATCACAACACGAACGTGCTGTCCCAGGTAAcccca
This sequence is a window from Nothobranchius furzeri strain GRZ-AD chromosome 14, NfurGRZ-RIMD1, whole genome shotgun sequence. Protein-coding genes within it:
- the LOC129164994 gene encoding uncharacterized protein; the encoded protein is MVKRCSVVGCGGSVGLHSFPLDLEIRRQWLRAIGVLENSQLPPGAVVCNQHFTRDSFANMMEFELGYSARLRLKREAVPTVALPRIRCSPPTLLPHHGGLQSEAKSTQDVGCQTDLVICKNALVQAHVKPYRRSKATQFRAPSRSVSCDTGTVTEIHLPQSPRAASTPLKRPRYEVSVVDPSFHLNDSASSVNCSSSFTEVHPQKDKKYIVYEKQLLGLFRRCPVCTGRCVVNTTTVGTLLRVTQQCSCCEHYNEWSSQPMVNSIPAGNLQLCAAVLFTGSSFSQISKFLGAFNVQGLSKQSFCRHQAKLLIPTVSWQWQLEQADIIQEATESGPVTLGGDMRADSPGHSAKYGSYTMMDLKRNKVIDIQLVQSNEVGNSVRMEKEGFVRSLSTLLERGVDVQQVVTDRHTGVQKYLREEKKEISHYFDPWHMGKGIGKKIEELGKRKTTQDVRLWKQSVVNHLYWSASSSSSGQEAVAKWTSVANHIQNVHSHDNALFPSCLHAPLDGEQARQWLKPSTASCEKLTAILLAPRFVKDVEKISPQYHTSTLEAFHSLIIRFTPKSQVFSFKGMLSRLQIAAMHYNENAARSHAATATGELRYAVVYPKYKHGDYTVRALKTNPTSLYVHKLMDLLFDSVVVDPLPYQEYSDKITVPEPLCAQFQRPDKRDAVSRHRSRF